One part of the Eptesicus fuscus isolate TK198812 chromosome 20, DD_ASM_mEF_20220401, whole genome shotgun sequence genome encodes these proteins:
- the PHOSPHO1 gene encoding phosphoethanolamine/phosphocholine phosphatase isoform X4 → MSGCFPVAGLRCLSRDGGMAVQGAPRFLLTFDFDETIVDENSDDSIVRAAPGQRLPESLRATYREGFYNEYMQRVFQYLGEQGVRPRDLRVVYEAIPLSPGMGDLLQFVAKQGACFEVILISDANTFGVESALRAAGHLGLFRRILSNPSGPDARGLLALRPFHTHSCARCPSNMCKHKVLSDYLRERAQDGVHFERLFYVGDGANDFCPMGLLASGDVAFPRRGYPMHRLIQEAQKAEPSSFRATVVPWETAHDVRLHLQQVLKAC, encoded by the exons ATGAGCGGGTGTTTTCCGGTTGCTGGCCTCCGATGCCTGTCTAGG GACGGCGGCATGGCGGTGCAGGGCGCGCCGCGCTTCCTCCTGACCTTCGATTTCGACGAGACGATCGTGGACGAGAACAGCGACGACTCGATCGTGCGCGCCGCGCCGGGCCAGCGGCTGCCGGAGAGCCTGCGCGCCACCTACCGCGAGGGCTTCTACAACGAGTACATGCAGCGCGTCTTCCAGTACCTGGGCGAGCAGGGCGTGCGGCCGCGGGACCTGCGTGTCGTCTACGAGGCCATCCCCCTGTCCCCGGGCATGGGCGACCTGCTGCAGTTTGTGGCCAAGCAGGGAGCCTGCTTCGAGGTGATTCTCATCTCGGATGCCAACACCTTCGGCGTGGAGAGCGCTCTGCGCGCCGCCGGCCACCTGGGCCTGTTCCGCCGCATCCTCAGCAACCCGTCGGGGCCCGACGCGCGGGGGCTGCTGGCGCTGCGGCCCTTCCACACGCACAGCTGCGCGCGGTGCCCCAGCAACATGTGCAAGCACAAGGTGCTCAGCGACTACCTGCGCGAGCGGGCCCAGGACGGCGTGCACTTCGAGCGCCTTTTCTACGTGGGCGACGGCGCCAACGACTTCTGCCCCATGGGGCTGCTGGCCAGCGGCGACGTGGCCTTCCCGCGCCGCGGCTACCCCATGCACCGCCTCATCCAGGAGGCGCAGAAGGCCGAGCCCAGCTCCTTCCGCGCCACCGTGGTGCCCTGGGAGACCGCCCACGACGTGCGCCTCCATCTGCAGCAGGTGCTGAAGGCGTGCTGA
- the PHOSPHO1 gene encoding phosphoethanolamine/phosphocholine phosphatase isoform X1, producing the protein MSGCFPVAGLRCLSRVCRGLAREAPTSPSPIASAARLLRTLARTPPADTVLPGNWSWMCQRLWPRPANQPLPGRRPPRPLSLAPSSSSCCSSSPCSQDGGMAVQGAPRFLLTFDFDETIVDENSDDSIVRAAPGQRLPESLRATYREGFYNEYMQRVFQYLGEQGVRPRDLRVVYEAIPLSPGMGDLLQFVAKQGACFEVILISDANTFGVESALRAAGHLGLFRRILSNPSGPDARGLLALRPFHTHSCARCPSNMCKHKVLSDYLRERAQDGVHFERLFYVGDGANDFCPMGLLASGDVAFPRRGYPMHRLIQEAQKAEPSSFRATVVPWETAHDVRLHLQQVLKAC; encoded by the exons ATGAGCGGGTGTTTTCCGGTTGCTGGCCTCCGATGCCTGTCTAGG GTATGTCGTGGCCTGGCGCGGGAGGCTCCTACCTCCCCAAGCCCCATTGCTTCTGCTGCTCGCTTGCTTCGGACTCTGGCACGAACCCCACCCGCTGACACGGTCCTTCCGGGGAATTG GTCTTGGATGTGCCAGCGCCTCTGGCCGAGGCCTGCTAACCAGCCTCTCCCGGGTCGGCGCCCGCCGCGCCCGCTCTCgcttgctccctcctcctcctcctgctgctcttcTTCCCCCTGCTCCCAGGACGGCGGCATGGCGGTGCAGGGCGCGCCGCGCTTCCTCCTGACCTTCGATTTCGACGAGACGATCGTGGACGAGAACAGCGACGACTCGATCGTGCGCGCCGCGCCGGGCCAGCGGCTGCCGGAGAGCCTGCGCGCCACCTACCGCGAGGGCTTCTACAACGAGTACATGCAGCGCGTCTTCCAGTACCTGGGCGAGCAGGGCGTGCGGCCGCGGGACCTGCGTGTCGTCTACGAGGCCATCCCCCTGTCCCCGGGCATGGGCGACCTGCTGCAGTTTGTGGCCAAGCAGGGAGCCTGCTTCGAGGTGATTCTCATCTCGGATGCCAACACCTTCGGCGTGGAGAGCGCTCTGCGCGCCGCCGGCCACCTGGGCCTGTTCCGCCGCATCCTCAGCAACCCGTCGGGGCCCGACGCGCGGGGGCTGCTGGCGCTGCGGCCCTTCCACACGCACAGCTGCGCGCGGTGCCCCAGCAACATGTGCAAGCACAAGGTGCTCAGCGACTACCTGCGCGAGCGGGCCCAGGACGGCGTGCACTTCGAGCGCCTTTTCTACGTGGGCGACGGCGCCAACGACTTCTGCCCCATGGGGCTGCTGGCCAGCGGCGACGTGGCCTTCCCGCGCCGCGGCTACCCCATGCACCGCCTCATCCAGGAGGCGCAGAAGGCCGAGCCCAGCTCCTTCCGCGCCACCGTGGTGCCCTGGGAGACCGCCCACGACGTGCGCCTCCATCTGCAGCAGGTGCTGAAGGCGTGCTGA
- the PHOSPHO1 gene encoding phosphoethanolamine/phosphocholine phosphatase isoform X3 → MCQRLWPRPANQPLPGRRPPRPLSLAPSSSSCCSSSPCSQDGGMAVQGAPRFLLTFDFDETIVDENSDDSIVRAAPGQRLPESLRATYREGFYNEYMQRVFQYLGEQGVRPRDLRVVYEAIPLSPGMGDLLQFVAKQGACFEVILISDANTFGVESALRAAGHLGLFRRILSNPSGPDARGLLALRPFHTHSCARCPSNMCKHKVLSDYLRERAQDGVHFERLFYVGDGANDFCPMGLLASGDVAFPRRGYPMHRLIQEAQKAEPSSFRATVVPWETAHDVRLHLQQVLKAC, encoded by the coding sequence ATGTGCCAGCGCCTCTGGCCGAGGCCTGCTAACCAGCCTCTCCCGGGTCGGCGCCCGCCGCGCCCGCTCTCgcttgctccctcctcctcctcctgctgctcttcTTCCCCCTGCTCCCAGGACGGCGGCATGGCGGTGCAGGGCGCGCCGCGCTTCCTCCTGACCTTCGATTTCGACGAGACGATCGTGGACGAGAACAGCGACGACTCGATCGTGCGCGCCGCGCCGGGCCAGCGGCTGCCGGAGAGCCTGCGCGCCACCTACCGCGAGGGCTTCTACAACGAGTACATGCAGCGCGTCTTCCAGTACCTGGGCGAGCAGGGCGTGCGGCCGCGGGACCTGCGTGTCGTCTACGAGGCCATCCCCCTGTCCCCGGGCATGGGCGACCTGCTGCAGTTTGTGGCCAAGCAGGGAGCCTGCTTCGAGGTGATTCTCATCTCGGATGCCAACACCTTCGGCGTGGAGAGCGCTCTGCGCGCCGCCGGCCACCTGGGCCTGTTCCGCCGCATCCTCAGCAACCCGTCGGGGCCCGACGCGCGGGGGCTGCTGGCGCTGCGGCCCTTCCACACGCACAGCTGCGCGCGGTGCCCCAGCAACATGTGCAAGCACAAGGTGCTCAGCGACTACCTGCGCGAGCGGGCCCAGGACGGCGTGCACTTCGAGCGCCTTTTCTACGTGGGCGACGGCGCCAACGACTTCTGCCCCATGGGGCTGCTGGCCAGCGGCGACGTGGCCTTCCCGCGCCGCGGCTACCCCATGCACCGCCTCATCCAGGAGGCGCAGAAGGCCGAGCCCAGCTCCTTCCGCGCCACCGTGGTGCCCTGGGAGACCGCCCACGACGTGCGCCTCCATCTGCAGCAGGTGCTGAAGGCGTGCTGA
- the PHOSPHO1 gene encoding phosphoethanolamine/phosphocholine phosphatase isoform X2, whose product MSGCFPVAGLRCLSRLTHVKSQWPWMRGAETGAKEAGPLRINPSAVNLEDGGMAVQGAPRFLLTFDFDETIVDENSDDSIVRAAPGQRLPESLRATYREGFYNEYMQRVFQYLGEQGVRPRDLRVVYEAIPLSPGMGDLLQFVAKQGACFEVILISDANTFGVESALRAAGHLGLFRRILSNPSGPDARGLLALRPFHTHSCARCPSNMCKHKVLSDYLRERAQDGVHFERLFYVGDGANDFCPMGLLASGDVAFPRRGYPMHRLIQEAQKAEPSSFRATVVPWETAHDVRLHLQQVLKAC is encoded by the exons ATGAGCGGGTGTTTTCCGGTTGCTGGCCTCCGATGCCTGTCTAGG CTGACCCATGTGAAGTCCCAATGGCCCTGGATGAGAGGAGCAGAAACAGGTGCCAAGGAAGCTGGTCCTCTGAGAATAAATCCCAGCGCAGTTAACTTAGAG GACGGCGGCATGGCGGTGCAGGGCGCGCCGCGCTTCCTCCTGACCTTCGATTTCGACGAGACGATCGTGGACGAGAACAGCGACGACTCGATCGTGCGCGCCGCGCCGGGCCAGCGGCTGCCGGAGAGCCTGCGCGCCACCTACCGCGAGGGCTTCTACAACGAGTACATGCAGCGCGTCTTCCAGTACCTGGGCGAGCAGGGCGTGCGGCCGCGGGACCTGCGTGTCGTCTACGAGGCCATCCCCCTGTCCCCGGGCATGGGCGACCTGCTGCAGTTTGTGGCCAAGCAGGGAGCCTGCTTCGAGGTGATTCTCATCTCGGATGCCAACACCTTCGGCGTGGAGAGCGCTCTGCGCGCCGCCGGCCACCTGGGCCTGTTCCGCCGCATCCTCAGCAACCCGTCGGGGCCCGACGCGCGGGGGCTGCTGGCGCTGCGGCCCTTCCACACGCACAGCTGCGCGCGGTGCCCCAGCAACATGTGCAAGCACAAGGTGCTCAGCGACTACCTGCGCGAGCGGGCCCAGGACGGCGTGCACTTCGAGCGCCTTTTCTACGTGGGCGACGGCGCCAACGACTTCTGCCCCATGGGGCTGCTGGCCAGCGGCGACGTGGCCTTCCCGCGCCGCGGCTACCCCATGCACCGCCTCATCCAGGAGGCGCAGAAGGCCGAGCCCAGCTCCTTCCGCGCCACCGTGGTGCCCTGGGAGACCGCCCACGACGTGCGCCTCCATCTGCAGCAGGTGCTGAAGGCGTGCTGA